A window of Chryseobacterium sp. IHB B 17019 genomic DNA:
TTCGTGGAAATTCTTCCTATCGTCAAAAAGACAAATGTCAAATAAGTACCTTATTTTATTTATTTTTAATCCTAAGCCTTACATCTTGTGGTGTCAGAAAATCAATAAAACACGTTCCTGACGTAAAACAATATTCCCTGGAAATCCCGGAAGTGAATAAAATCAATGATTCAACTTTTAGTTTTAATCAAAATTATTTAACCAAAAATAAGCAACAGCTTTGGGAGCTGTACATTAAAGGAAACCCCCTGCAGTTGGGCTATAACAATGGAGCTTTAACACAAAATTTAATGCAGAAACAGGAAGAAATTTTCTTTTCAAAAGTTGAAGGCTTTGTTCCGTCGAAATTTAAACAAAATTTGTTGCGAGGATTTCTGAAATGGTACAACAGAAAAATGTACCTGAACGTTCGTGAAGATTATCAGGCAGAATTGTATGGATTGTCCAAGTATTCATCTGATAAATATGACTTTATTGCTCCAAAATATCTGCGGAGCCTATATCTTCACGGAGCCCACGACATTGGGCATGCGATGCAGGATCTGATGATGGTGGGCTGTACTTCTCTCGCGGTTTGGAATGAAAATACGGAAGACGGAGATCTGCTGATCGGGCGGAATTTTGACTTCTACGTGGGAGATGATTTTGCTAAAAATAAGTTGGTTGAATTTGTAGAACCCGAAGACGGAATTCCTTATATGTCTGTAAGTTGGCCCGGGATGATCGGTGTAGTTTCGGGGATGAATAAGGAAGGAATTACAGTGACAATTAACGCGGGAAAATCAAAAATTCCATTGACAGCAAAAACTCCGATTTCTTTGGTGACAAGAGAAATTTTACAATACGCAAAAAATATTGACGAAGCGATTGCGATTGCAAAAAAGAGAAAAGTTTTCGTTTCAGAATCGATTCTGGTGGGAAGTGCGAACGATAAAAATGCTGTGATTATTGAAGTTTCTCCTGATAATTTTGGAGTGTACAAAGTTGAAAATACAAGTCGGGTTTTTTGTACCAATCACTTTCAATCTGATGCTTACAAAGATGATAAGAGAAATCAAAAACATATTGTAGAAAGCCATTCGGAATACCGTTATGAAAAACTTCAAGAGCTTTTACAGGAAAATAAAAAACTAAATCCTGAGAAAATGGCTTCTGTTTTAAGAGATAGGTCGGGCTTAAAAAATGAAAAAATAGGGTACGGGAATGAAAAAGCGATCAATCAGCTGTTGGCGCACCATGCAGTGATTTTTTCGC
This region includes:
- a CDS encoding C45 family autoproteolytic acyltransferase/hydolase, giving the protein MEWSEKSKLIRGNSSYRQKDKCQISTLFYLFLILSLTSCGVRKSIKHVPDVKQYSLEIPEVNKINDSTFSFNQNYLTKNKQQLWELYIKGNPLQLGYNNGALTQNLMQKQEEIFFSKVEGFVPSKFKQNLLRGFLKWYNRKMYLNVREDYQAELYGLSKYSSDKYDFIAPKYLRSLYLHGAHDIGHAMQDLMMVGCTSLAVWNENTEDGDLLIGRNFDFYVGDDFAKNKLVEFVEPEDGIPYMSVSWPGMIGVVSGMNKEGITVTINAGKSKIPLTAKTPISLVTREILQYAKNIDEAIAIAKKRKVFVSESILVGSANDKNAVIIEVSPDNFGVYKVENTSRVFCTNHFQSDAYKDDKRNQKHIVESHSEYRYEKLQELLQENKKLNPEKMASVLRDRSGLKNEKIGYGNEKAINQLLAHHAVIFSPQKKLVWVSSNPYQLGEFVCYDLNEIFSDKRLKSGGFAKSDLNIAKDPFVNSQDYKNYEEYKKGSSQFEDAISNKKILTEEFFSHYHSLNPDFWLVYYQTGKYYFNQKEYSKAKIEFEKALTKEITTVPDKENVEKYLQKTIKKLK